A single window of Aspergillus flavus chromosome 4, complete sequence DNA harbors:
- a CDS encoding phosphatidylserine decarboxylase, translated as MPGILDYLQQLVNIAVAFIRQLQERHVGWLTFNRKTGEFTREQQPLLKKLKILLLFNPITEWIDRTHLLRLWTHERSLKAGIMEGQPQSHSEIKSFIEFYKIDMSQFEPSDPEAYTTFEDFFIRKHAPGARPIYDADDPTKAVIVSDSRVVVYPTVEATRRLWIKGNEFTIANLIRDADRAKRWEDGAVASFRLSPQDYHRYHSPVEGTVKWFKAISGDYYQVDPVALQSSVNILTENARCCVCIESKEFGDVLFVAIGATDVGTVEIHEHIREGHHVKKGDELGFFQFGGSSIIVAFEKGRIQLDEDLEKLSHQRIMVDVEVGMSMGRSTKSSL; from the exons ATGCCGGGCATTCTCGATTACCTACAGCAGCTGGTCAATATCGCTGTCGCATTCATCCGGCAGCTACAAGAGCGCCATGTAGGGTGGCTAACGTTCAATCGCAAGACGGGCGAATTCACACGCGAGCAGCAACCACTtttgaagaagctcaagaTCCTTCTACTATTTAATCCGATCACGGAGTGGATAGATCGTACACATCTTCTCCGGCTATGGACTCACGAAAGGAGTCTCAAAGCGG GCATAATGGAAGGGCAACCGCAGTCACATTCCGAAATCAAAAGCTTCATCGAGTTCTATAAGATCGACATGTCCCAGTTCGAACCATCGGACCCGGAGGCTTACACGACATTTGAGGACTTCTTCATCCGGAAACACGCACCCGGAGCGCGACCGATATACGACGCTGACGACCCCACCAAAGCGGTCATAGTGTCTGACTCGCGGGTTGTAGTGTATCCGACGGTGGAAGCAACGCGCCGGTTATGGATCAAGGGTAACGAGTTCACCATCGCCAATCTGATCCGAGACGCGGATCGCGCAAAACGATGGGAGGATGGAGCGGTCGCTAGCTTTCGTCTAAGTCCCCAGGACTACCATCGGTATCACTCTCCCGTTGAGGGAACGGTGAAGTGGTTCAAGGCAATCTCCGGGGATTATTATCAAGTCGATCCGGTGGCTTTGCAGAGCTCGGTTAATATCTTGACGGAGAATGCACGGTGCTGTGTCTGTATTGAAAGTAAGGAATTTGGAGACGTTCTGTTTGTGGCCATTGGCGCGACGGACGTCGGCACCGTTGA AATCCATGAGCACATTAGGGAAGGACACCACGTGAAGAAGGGTGACGAACTTGGATTCTTCCAGTTCGGAGGATCGAGTATCATCGTGGCATTTGAAAAAGGCCGGATTCAGCTAGACGAggatttggagaagctcagcCACCAGAGAATCATGGTCGACGTTGAGGTTGGGATGAGCATGGGTCGCTCCACAAAGTCTAGCCTGTAG
- a CDS encoding major facilitator superfamily domain-containing protein, whose product MGNDPVYVSEGFTPGMNGQRSLVHRVYTYPWFQIVLISFICFCCPGMYNALTGIGGSGQVDGTVAANANVALLSAMAGTALFVVGPIFDRIGPRACLLIGGWTYPLYSGSLLCFNRTANGAFVIAAGAILGIGASFLWVAQGAIMTTYVPESQKGRAIAAFWIIFNLGGGIGSLASFGMNYHSTSGTVSDGTYIALLIIMAIGWLMGALICPPKSVRVSTLQTTPETEKNWLHVAKLTVKTVCDWRVISILPLFFCANVFYSYQQNTVNGMTFNIRSRSLNGALYWIAQMFGGLIMGFLLDVPGLNRQWRARLNWLFLFVTGMAIWGGGYAFQLWYDRRVAEGKKQDVDFTDSSISVGPMFLYIFYGMYDAFWQSFCYWLMGAQSNSPAVAAILVGAYKTFQSVGGAMAWRLDAMGKSPMLQFAVDWGLCMGSLVIAIPAVLAVTLTNTDQETLDEVDIKHRQDDTTADGPKP is encoded by the exons ATGGGCAACGATCCGGTCTATGTATCTGAGGGATTCACCCCCGGGATGAATGGGCAACGGTCCTTGGTACACCGGGTGTATACTTACCCGTGGTTCCAAATTGTGTTAATTAGTTTCATCTGTTTTTGCTGTCCCGGC ATGTACAATGCCCTCACTGGGATTGGAGGCTCCGGCCAAGTCGACGGGACCGTAGCGGCAAATGCGAACGTTGCTTTACTCTCCGCCATGGCTGGCACGGCACTCTTCGTCGTTGGGCCTATCTTCGACCGCATCGGACCTCGTGCCTGTCTGCTGATTGGAGGCTGGACATATCCATTGTATTCCGGAAGTCTTCTATGCTTCAACC GTACGGCGAACGGCGCCTTTGTTATCGCAGCCGGAGCCATCCTCGGTATCGGTGCATCTTTCCTCTGGGTGGCCCAAGGTGCGATCATGACGACGTACGTCCCAGAATCGCAGAAAGGCCGCGCCATTGCAGCCTTCTGGATTATCTTCAATCTGGGCGGCGGCATTGGTTCCTTGGCCAGTTTCGGTATGAATTACCACTCAACGAGTGGAACCGTTTCGGACGGCACGTACATCGCTTTGCTCATTATCATGGCCATCGGATGGCTCATGGGGGCTCTGATTTGCCCGCCGAAGTCAGTGCGAGTGTCAACTCTGCAAACCACCCCCGAGACCGAAAAGAATTGGCTCCACGTCGCGAAGCTCACCGTGAAAACGGTTTGTGACTGGAGAGTGATCTCCATACTCCCGCTATTCTTTTGCGCTAATGTATTCTACTCGTATCAGCAAAACACCGTCAACGGAATGACATTCAACATCCGGTCCCGCTCCTTGAACGGTGCCTTGTACTGGATCGCACAGATGTTCGGCGGACTCATCATGGGCTTCCTACTGGATGTCCCTGGTCTGAATCGTCAATGGCGGGCTCGACTTAACTGGCTATTCCTATTCGTCACGGGGATGGCGATCTGGGGTGGAGGATACGCGTTTCAACTCTGGTACGATCGTCGCGTGGCGGAGGGCAAGAAGCAAGATGTCGACTTCACTGATAGCAGCATCTCCGTTGGGCCCATGTTCCTCTACATCTTCTATGGCATGTACGATGCCTTCTGGCAGTCGTTCTGCTACTGGTTGATGGGCGCTCAGTCGAACTCTCCCGCGGTGGCCGCCATCCTTGTGGGGGCGTACAAAACCTTCCAGAGCGTGGGTGGTGCGATGGCGTGGCGACTGGATGCGATGGGCAAGTCGCCAATGCTGCAATTTGCAGTCGACTGGGGCCTGTGTATGGGTTCGCTTGTCATTGCCATTCCGGCGGTGTTGGCCGTCACTCTCACCAATACGGATCAAGAAACGCTTGACGAGGTGGATATTAAACATAGGCAGGACGATACGACTGCGGACGGTCCTAAACCGTGA
- a CDS encoding putative beta-glucosidase (Probable beta-glucosidase M): protein MHAIAGLTGFLAGVSLSYAAPTQENITSDAYFYGQSPAVYPSPEGTGSGAWASAYEKAKAFVANLTPEEKVNLTAGTDADNGCSGNIPAIPRLNFPGLCVSDAGNGLRSTDHVNAWSSGIHTGASWNKDLAQKRGLHMGSEYHKKGVNVLLGPVVGPLGRIAEGGRNWEGFSVDPYHSGLLVYETIRGIQAAGVGTSTKHYIANEQETNRNPESTDGIDVAAVSSNIDDKTMHELYLWPFQDVVRAGSVSIMCSYQRINNSYGCQNSKTLNGLLKTELGFQGYVMTDWGAQHGGIASSNAGLDMVMPSSTLWNSNLTDAIANGTMEASRLDDMATRIIASWYQMNQDAGFPSPGIGMPADVYAPHQAIIGKSSDSRKVLLQSAIEGHVLVKNKNNTLPLKSPEMISVFGYDAKGPDSLGFALEWLSYSPAIQPNHTLIVGGGSGGNSPAYISAPLDALQQQVIEDGSSILWNISAQDPEVDPNTDACLVFINSYATEGYDRAGLVDEGSDELVTNVASKCSNTIVTIHNAGIRLVNNWIDHENVTAVIFAHLPGQDSGRALVELLYGRSNPSGKLPYTVAKNADDYGALLHPKLPEGQYGLFPQDDFSEGVYIDYRAFDKQGIEPQFEFGFGLSYTTFDYSGLNIGQVSDNSTSRYPPSAAIQEGGNPHLWDVILRVSVDITNSGPVAGDEVAQLYVGIPNGPVRQLRGFEKVNIPVGQTVTVEFALGRRDLSTWDVVAQEWLLQSGTYQVYVGRSSRDLPLQGEFTI, encoded by the exons ATGCACGCCATTGCGGGGTTGACTGGCTTTTTGGCCGGCGTTTCTCTGTCCTATGCTGCGCCGACGCAGGAGAATATCACTAGCGATGCATATTTCTATGGACAGTCGCCTGCTGTTTATCCTTCTC CTGAGGGTACGGGCTCCGGAGCATGGGCATCTGCTTACGAAAAGGCGAAGGCATTCGTCGCTAATCTCACGCcggaggagaaggtgaacCTTACCGCTGGTACGGATGCCGATAATGGCTGCTCGGGAAATATCCCGGCCATCCCGAGGTTGAACTTTCCCGGGTTATGTGTGTCTGATGCTGGGAACGGTTTG AGAAGTACAGACCATGTTAATGCTTGGTCGAGTGGTATCCATACTGGTGCAAG CTGGAACAAGGACCTTGCACAGAAAAGAGGCCTCCACATGGGCAGTGAATACCACAAGAAGGGAGTCAACGTTCTTCTGGGTCCCGTGGTAGGCCCACTTGGTCGCATAGCAGAAGGTGGCCGGAACTGGGAAGGCTTTTCGGTGGACCCTTACCACAGTGGTCTGTTGGTGTACGAGACAATCCGTGGTATTCAGGCTGCAGGTGTGGGTACCTCGACTAAG CATTATATCGCCAACGAGCAGGAAACCAACCGAAACCCGGAAAGCACCGACGGTATTGATGTCGCCGCCGTCTCATCCAATATCGATGACAAGACCATGCATGAACTGTATCTGTGGCCGTTCCAGGACGTGGTTCGTGCGGGTAGTGTGTCGATCATGTGCTCCTACCAGCGCATTAACAATTCCTATGGATGTCAGAACAGCAAGACGTTGAATGGGTTGCTGAAGACGGAACTTGGATTCCAGG GTTATGTTATGACCGATTGGGGTGCCCAGCATGGTGGTATTGCTTCATCGAACGCTGGCTTGGATATGGTCATGCCATCAAGTACCTTGTGGAATTCGAATCTTACCGATGCTATTGCCAATGGGACCATGGAGGCATCAAGGCTCGATGACATGGCGACTAG GATCATCGCATCGTGGTACCAGATGAACCAGGATGCTGGATTCCCGTCACCAGGAATTGGGATGCCAGCGGATGTATACGCGCCACACCAAGCCATCATCGGAAAGTCCTCCGATTCAAGAAAAGTACTTCTTCAGAGTGCCATTGAAGGACACGTTTTGGtaaaaaacaagaacaacacCCTTCCCTTGAAGTCACCAGAGATGATCTCCGTATTTGGATACGATGCAAAGGGGCCTGACAGTCTAGGCTTCGCATTGGAGTGGCTTAGCTATAGCCCGGCCATCCAACCAAATCACACGTTGATTGTGGGCGGGGGTTCTGGTGGAAACTCTCCTGCGTATATTAGTGCACCTTTGGATGCTCTCCAGCAGCAAGTGATTGAAGACGGTAGCTCCATTCTATGGAACATTTCCGCCCAAGACCCAGAGGTTGACCCGAACACGGATGCCTGTCTCGTGTTCATTAACAGCTATGCAACGGAAGGGTACGACCGTGCTGGACTGGTTGACGAGGGAAGCGATGAACTAGTGACCAACGTCGCTAGCAAGTGCAGCAACACCATAGTAACCATCCACAACGCTGGTATCCGGCTAGTCAATAACTGGATCGACCACGAGAACGTCACCGCGGTTATATTCGCTCATCTCCCAGGTCAAGACTCCGGCCGTGCACTGGTGGAGTTGCTCTACGGCCGCTCCAACCCATCTGGCAAGCTCCCGTACACAGTTGCCAAGAATGCAGACGACTACGGTGCCCTGTTGCATCCCAAGCTGCCGGAGGGACAGTATGGACTCTTCCCGCAGGACGACTTCAGCGAGGGAGTATACATCGACTACCGCGCCTTCGACAAGCAAGGCATCGAGCCGCAATTCGAATTCGGATTCGGACTGTCATACACCACATTCGACTATTCTGGACTGAACATCGGTCAGGTCAGCGATAACTCCACTAGTCGTTATCCTCCATCCGCCGCCATCCAAGAAGGTGGAAACCCTCACCTGTGGGATGTAATCCTCCGGGTGTCTGTTGATATCACGAACAGCGGACCCGTGGCAGGTGACGAGGTTGCGCAGCTTTACGTGGGTATCCCCAATGGACCGGTCCGACAGCTTCGCGGGTTCGAGAAAGTCAATATCCCAGTTGGACAGACGGTGACGGTGGAGTTTGCTTTGGGAAGACGGGACTTGAGTACCTGGGATGTGGTGGCGCAGGAATGGTTGCTTCAATCTGGGACATATCAAGTGTATGTGGGAAGATCTAGTCGGGATCTGCCTCTGCAGGGGGAGTTCACTATCTGA
- a CDS encoding FRE family ferric-chelate reductase has protein sequence MLLQAWLLLVLYASFTYSKVSPVNERCVTAVYTACGYIPFATPPEVPRGFYGSRCQNPWTVTSIYAAADVFCDPSERAAGFAQLQYSCQQFGHVNLIPRDALAANLTEDAINQMRTVDYGEISRSEPVDYPVLLSPSFYHRTFRTIDTWEFEVWTHSAYGLAGYLFWALILSIGIFHRLIQYLLLSKRIRVDVSRSALSRILYTPFATVYHWIQTYIITSSPLPSGGRYLLWWTFPTRVEAIIVVLFWLLSSVLSSVSYRIFSDNIYWPQISAQLIRYVADRTGILSFANIPLIWLFAGRNNVFIWATGWSFATFNLFHRHIAWIATIQAVVHTLLYLVLFIQNGNAWKKLQKPYLLWGTIGTVAMILVSPFAIEWFRRRTYETFLVLHILFSIAALVGCFYHTIIFEDHEYWIWLWPAVGFWAADRLLRMIRLVYYNLHVRTNVGKSIQYTQSSATYDEASDVIRLEVIPGSSRLQPTPGQYYYLYQPFRFTGWENHPFTLGSWSYETGLPTSQIKTPSLAKDDNTVDVTQVPLLSDSSSGSRTPQEDVPSLDEPQRLRLVFWIRPFDGWTRHLRQQCVQSHGRTLDTTILLEGPYGEQFPLWEYESILLIAGGTGIAAAVPYIQDHLARCSSTDEAESPTRIQNIHLVWTSRQEAFVREVATRELSSALARDDFRASFYVTSATAARDSDAYSTLREELSGKAIEVGHGRPDLQALVLGHAHEAQLSDCSAAVLMCGPPAMADEVRTAVYRTMRQGYQGVRYIEESFSW, from the exons ATGCTGCTCCAAGCCTGGCTATTGTTGGTGCTATATGCGTCGTTTACCTACAGCAAGGTTTCTCCTGTCAACGAGCGCTGTGTGACGGCAGTGTACACAGCGTGTGGGTATATTCCATTTGCCACACCCCCCGAAGTCCCTCGAGGATTTTATGGGTCGCGCTGTCAAAATCCGTGGACAGTTACCTCCATCTATGCTGCTGCCGATGTATTCTGCGATCCATCTGAGCGAGCGGCAGGTTTCGCTCAGCTCCAATACTCCTGTCAACAGTTCGGCCATGTTAATCTAATACCACGAGACGCTCTGGCCGCCAATCTGACCGAGGATGCTATTAATCAAATGAGAACGGTTGACTATGGTGAAATTTCTCGGTCGGAGCCAGTTGATTACCCTGTTCTCCTCTCGCCTTCGTTCTATCATCGTACATTCCGAACAATA GATACTTGGGAATTTGAGGTCTGGACCCATTCCGCCTATGG CCTTGCCGGATATCTCTTCTGGGCACTCATTCTCTCGATTGGAATCTTCCACCGGTTAATTCAATATCTACTACTATCGAAGCGCATTCGCGTAGATGTCAGCCGATCTGCACTCTCACGTATCCTATATACGCCCTTTGCCACTGTATATCACTGGATACAGACCTATATCATTACCTCCAGTCCATTGCCATCGGGAGGTCGATATCTACTCTGGTGGACATTTCCCACTCGTGTAGAAGCAATCattgttgttcttttttggttgCTCAGCTCTGTCCTATCCTCTGTGAGCTACCGGATCTTTTCCGACAATATATA CTGGCCCCAAATCTCCGCCCAACTTATACGCTACGTGGCGGACCGCACCGGCATCCTTTCATTCGCCAATATTCCTCTCATATGGCTTTTTGCAGGGCGTAATAATGTCTTCATCTGGGCGACGGGCTGGAGCTTCGCCACGTTCAACCTGTTTCACCGCCATATTGCCTGGATCGCGACCATCCAGGCGGTGGTTCACACGTTGCTCTATTTGGTTTTGTTTATTCAGA ACGGTAATGCGTGGAAGAAGCTTCAGAAGCCGTACCTCCTCTGGGGAACGATA GGCACGGTCGCAATGATCCTGGTGTCACCCTTCGCCATCGAATGGTTCCGTCGAAGGACATACGAAACATTCCTCGTGCTACACATCCTTTTCTCGATCGCAGCGTTGGTCGGTTGCTTCTA TCATACGATCATTTTTGAAGACCATGAGTATTGGATATGGTTATGGCCTGCTGTCGGCTTTTGGGCAGCGGACAGACTGCTACGCATGATCCGACTAGTCTACTATAACCTCCATGTACGCACCAATGTTGGAAAAAGCATCCAATACACACAAAGCTCAGCAACCTATGACGAGGCCTCTGATGTCATTCGACTAGAGGTTATCCCCGGATCTAGTCGACTCCAGCCTACGCCCGGGCAATACTATTATCTTTACCAGCCGTTCCGGTTTACGGGCTGGGAAAACCATCCATTTACTCTGGGGTCATGGTCCTACGAGACCGGACTTCCTACATCCCAGATAAAAACGCCCTCACTCGCGAAGGACGATAACACCGTAGATGTGACGCAGGTACCTCTACTCTCCGACAGCTCGTCTGGCTCACGGACTCCCCAAGAAGATGTACCATCGCTCGATGAGCCGCAGAGGTTGCGACTTGTCTTCTGGATCAGACCCTTCGACGGCTGGACGCGCCATCTCCGTCAACAATGCGTACAATCGCACGGTCGGACTTTGGATACAACGATACTTTTAGAAGGCCCCTATGGCGAACAGTTCCCCCTGTGGGAATACGAATCAATCCTATTGATCGCAGGCGGGACAGGAATTGCCGCAGCGGTACCGTACATCCAAGACCATCTCGCCAGATGTAGCAGCACAGATGAAGCGGAAAGTCCGACCCGCATCCAAAATATCCATCTAGTCTGGACGAGTCGACAGGAGGCGTTCGTCCGAGAAGTCGCCACTCGAGAACTGAGTTCAGCCCTCGCTCGAGATGATTTCCGGGCTTCATTTTACGTGACCTCAGCCACTGCAGCGAGGGATTCGGACGCATACTCAACGCTACGCGAAGAACTCTCGGGGAAGGCTATCGAGGTTGGTCATGGGCGACCTGATCTGCAGGCCCTTGTTCTAGGCCACGCTCATGAAGCGCAGCTCAGTGATTGCTCAGCTGCTGTGTTGATGTGCGGTCCCCCTGCTATGGCTGATGAAGTTAGAACTGCGGTGTACCGAACCATGCGGCAAGGTTATCAAGGGGTCCGGTACATCGAGGAGTCTTTCAGCTGGTGA
- a CDS encoding MFS monosaccharide transporter, with translation MEKTIEKPTLAHDEYADDVGPADMTVEVKYDNGQLRDLLHSPYVFGAALLASFGGFSFGYDQGVISLILVMPQFREQFPETSPENPKYGFHTGFMTGMLELGAFIGCLFFPAVADRISRKWGLTVATVFFVIGAIIQTASMNYGTLVAGRFIGGVGVGTLAMGAPLYISEIAPPAWRGSLLVLESISIVIGAIVAYWITYGTRAIPGEWSFRLPFLLQMFPALIVGCAIHFFPSSPRWLAMRGREEDSLFALAKLRRRPVHDEQVQLEWKGILSEVRFQRQMLEKEYPDHQSRPLLVGLKQWVSLVRPKYFRRTLVALAIPFFQQFSGINAFVYYAPTFFEALGQSSETSLILSGMVNICQLVGGIPILMYLDRVGRRTMAIIGGVIMAIPHLIMAGLMNRYSNDWPSHKAIGWFCVALIYAYALAYAVSYGPLAWVLPAEVFPNSKRAKGVGAATAMNWLANFIIGVVVPEMLIKLGWGTFLFFGLFCVAAAIFSFLFVPETSGKSLEQIAVVFGDNLDGDERGLQEKIARETFENATARVLHVEKAGSA, from the exons ATGGAAAAGACAATTGAAAAGCCTACTTTAGCTCATGATGAGTACGCGGACGATGTTGGTCCGGCGGACATGACTGTTGAGGTCAAGTACGACAACGGACAACTGCGAGATCTTCTACACTCTCCTTATGTTTTTGGAGCAGCGCTACTCGCCTCGTTTGGCGGGTTCTCTTTTGGTTATG ATCAGGGTGTCATTTCCCTTATCTTGGTTATGCCGCAATTCCGCGAACAGTTCCCCGAGACCTCGCCCGAGAACCCAAAATACGGATTCCATACCGGCTTTATGACGGGGATGCTCGAGCTGGGCGCTTTCATCGGGTGTCTATTTTTCCCAGCCGTTGCGGATCGCATCTCCCGGAAATGGGGGTTGACCGTGGCGACCGTATTCTTTGTTATTGGCGCTATAATTCAGACGGCATCGATGAACTATGGGACATTGGTGGCTGGAAGATTCATTGGGGGTGTCGGCGTGGGCACACTGGCCATGGGGGCACCTTTATATATCTCGGAGATCGCTCCTCCGGCGTGGAGAGGATCATTGCTCGTGCTGGAATCTATTAGCATCGTTATTGGGGCAATTGTGGCATATTGGATCACTTATGGCACGAG GGCCATACCCGGCGAGTGGTCATTCCGgcttccattccttctaCAGATGTTTCCTGCATTGATAGTGGGTTGTGCGATTCATTTCTTCCCATCCTCACCTCGATGGCTCGCAATGCGCGGGAGGGAGGAAGATAGTCTCTTCGCTCTTGCGAAGCTGCGCCGACGCCCTGTGCACGATGAGCAGGTACAATTGGAATGGAAGGGTATCCTCTCCGAAGTGCGATTCCAGCGACAAATGCTCgaaaaagaatatccagacCACCAGTCTCGACCACTTCTGGTCGGCCTGAAGCAGTGGGTTTCTCTCGTCCGCCCGAAGTATTTTCGACGAACACTTGTGGCATTGGCTATTCCTTTTTTTCAACAG TTCTCGGGAATCAACGCATTCGTCTACTACGCCCCGACATTCTTTGAAGCTCTCGGTCAAAGCAGCGAAACATCTCTCATCCTCTCCGGAATGGTCAATATCTGCCAGCTGGTCGGGGGTATACCAATCCTCATGTATCTGGACCGCGTCGGTCGTCGGACAATGGCCATAATCGGAGGAGTTATTATGGCCATACCGCACCTAATCATGGCCGGACTGATGAACCGATACAGCAATGACTGGCCTTCCCACAAAGCAATTGGGTGGTTCTGCGTAGCCCTCATTT ATGCCTACGCACTCGCCTACGCAGTATCCTACGGCCCCCTCGCCTGGGTCCTACCAGCAGAGGTATTCCCGAATTCCAAACGTGCAAAGGGTGTCGGCGCCGCGACTGCGATGAACTGGCTCGCCAACTTTATCATCGGGGTTGTTGTTCCGGAGATGCTCATTAAGCTTGGTTGGggtacttttcttttctttgggttaTTTTGTGTGGCAGCGGCTATtttctcgtttctctttGTTCCGGAGACGTCTGGGAAGTCTCTTGAGCAGATTGCGGTTGTGTTTGGGGATAATTTGGATGGGGATGAGAGGGGGTTGCAGGAGAAGATTGCGAGGGAGACGTTTGAGAATGCGACGGCTAGGGTGTTGCATGTGGAGAAGGCTGGGTCGGCGTAG